One Sporosarcina sp. FSL W8-0480 genomic window, GAAAAATCTTGTACTTAAATTCAATAGTGAAGAGGATGGTTTTGAAGACTTAAAGTTTACATACAAAGATAGTTTAAGCGTAGACAAGACAGCTGAAATAGAATTTGTTGTATATAGGATTGGCGAAACAGCGAGAATTAATCACAATAAAATGATTAAGGGTTCTACAAATCAAACTCCAAGCTATAAATATTTAGTTAGTGAAAGATACGGAATATATATTGCAAAAGATTATATACCAGTCCAATCAATTAACTCTGAATTACAAAGTATTGGTGGCGGAGGACATGGATACACACAATACTTAGGTTTTTTTAACTCGCAAGCAATCGATTTAACCATAGATCGTACTGGAGCGGCTACAATTGACGAAGAACTGCAGATTAAGTTGATGAATCGTATTAATAAGATTATGAAGCAAATTGATCGAAAAGTTAATGATTACATCGAGGATATTACTACATCAATTTACTCCCAATTAAACGATAGACCTGAAATCGATAATGTAGAGGATAATACTGAAACTACCTCAGGTAATCAAGGTGTTGCTAATAGTGAAGCAGAAGCTGCAAATGTAAGCGATGAACAAGAAAACAGAAATACAGAAATTGATAACAATCAAGAAAATAATGAAGACAACAATGATACTGGTTCAACTTTTAGTGTAGAAGTCCAGCGTTTGGAAAGACAAGAAAAATTTTTGAGGAAAGTAGGAAGAATTCATCGTATTAAATTAAAGAAGAACTTATCTTCCATTACACTTGAGAATAAAAAGATTGTAATAAGTGAACCAAATAATGAGTCAGAATTGTATGGTGTGCTTATGCAAGTAACAACCCTGAGACCTGACCTCTTGGATTTTTCGATTTTAGACTATAATACAACAAATGGTATCGACATCCTCGCCAGGGATGGAAATCTTCCAGAAACAAATTTCAGTGATTTATTTCATGTAGAATTAAAGTTAGTTCTAAAAACTAACTTTAACCACCTACTCACGGATGCAAAATATATTGTTTGTTGGACAATACATGAAGACTTAAGAAGTCGTATGCTATTAAAAGATAAATTTCAAAATCATTATAGGTTAGACCGTGATATGGATGGGTTTGTACTTGTTTGCAACAATCCAGGACATACGGTTAAAATCATTGAACTTAAAGATATAATCGAAAGGCAATTTGGCCAATTCTCAGCTAACTGAGACAAAAAATGATGCCAAGCTCTGGAACAGCCGAATTCAATGATGAGAACATGGTAATTACATTATGTAAATACGATTCAACATTCAATATGCCGACCGAATCGTCAATCTTTTTTTTAGTAATATCTGCTTTGATAGTTTTTACCGACATACTTTTTTGCGCTAATAGTTAATGTGCCGACGATTGAGCGGTGCCATATGGTTGTAAAACTATGTACTTTTATTGTGCATAATACGGATTGGAAGAAATAATATGTTTAATATATTAATATCCGATAACGAATTAATAATTGTAAGAGCAAAAGATGGTTTTGGAATATAAAGAGGAACTTTTCAAAGCATCAGAAAAAGAAAGTGTAATTGTAAATGGTAGGTTCGTATGTGCTTTTGGAAGTCCTAATTTTGAGGCTTAGCCTGAAATCAAAAAGGTACCAGGTTCCAATCGGAACCTGGTATCCTAAAATTTACAAGAAATTTTTTATTAGGGGAACCAACGCTTTATCACGTCAAAATAAACTAATCGAATACTGGTAAGCTTCTGTATTTTCCTTTGCATTATTATGTACTTTTATCTTGCAAAACACACTCAGTATTAAGAATTTTGGAAAGTAGGTAGGTTCATGCAATTGATGTCCTTGTATATAAAAGAATACAAACTCTTGGATGATTGCCAAGTTGTATTTGTTCCAGAGGGGGGTTATCCGGAACATTATTACGAGTATTTCAGCAACAATAATTTTACGATCTTGGTAGGTGAAAACGGCAACGGGAAGACTACTCTAATGAGTTTTCTTGCAAATATGTTTAATGACCTTCAAAGATACCATGATAGAATTGCTTCTGATTTTTGTTTGAAATATAAGATTGAACATAGTAATGAAACAAGGGTGGTAATAATTGAAAAGGATGAAGGACAAGTTTTTATTACTGTAGAGAACCTTCTTCCTAAATCAGTTTTAATTGAGCTTCACCCTCGTAATGGGTATATGCCAAAAGAAAATCAAATTCACTTTGAACACAAGGTGACTTACGAGGAAATTAGGAATTTCCTGCCAACCAAAATAATTACATCTGTTTTTTCATTTCATGGTGAATATCCGTTTAAACGGCCAAGTAATTTTATTGGAGATAGGTTAGTAGAGAATTATGATATATCGAATGTATATGGTGCTAACCATTTCAGGTTTTCATCCCTTTCTAAAGGAATATCAAAGTTCGTCGAAATTTATTTTCA contains:
- a CDS encoding ATP-binding protein; translation: MSLLNINAVHTYIQIVQNSKKPLEVIREAIANAYDNGASYLDIIVEYEKEKDTINISFCDDGSGIEKEGIEVYIFGLGNSTKSDSDGYIGNKGVGTLLFLKSKKVTVTSFFNGNGARQIWTEPYSSLLKYRNNIEDVTREDLGLSAPEKFPYSGKANGTKIEIKGFLHKNPLEYHHENLKDFILWFTKIGSFEKDIKLISSKPFIVNLKGLEFSENKSAASINEQDIIDTGKDTFINRNKIKTRESFESIKLGFSFPTLSDEDELINHINHINLSGCSDENIKKEIKKIIKKNLVLKFNSEEDGFEDLKFTYKDSLSVDKTAEIEFVVYRIGETARINHNKMIKGSTNQTPSYKYLVSERYGIYIAKDYIPVQSINSELQSIGGGGHGYTQYLGFFNSQAIDLTIDRTGAATIDEELQIKLMNRINKIMKQIDRKVNDYIEDITTSIYSQLNDRPEIDNVEDNTETTSGNQGVANSEAEAANVSDEQENRNTEIDNNQENNEDNNDTGSTFSVEVQRLERQEKFLRKVGRIHRIKLKKNLSSITLENKKIVISEPNNESELYGVLMQVTTLRPDLLDFSILDYNTTNGIDILARDGNLPETNFSDLFHVELKLVLKTNFNHLLTDAKYIVCWTIHEDLRSRMLLKDKFQNHYRLDRDMDGFVLVCNNPGHTVKIIELKDIIERQFGQFSAN